Below is a window of Bacteroidales bacterium DNA.
CCATCCTGGTAGCAACCGATGTTGCCGCCCGTGGACTGGATGTAACAGACCTGACCCACATCATTCATTACAGCGCACCCGACGATGCGCAGGTTTATACCCACAGGAGCGGGCGAACCGGCAGAGCGGGTAAAAAAGGAAACTCGGTACTGCTTGTCCAGCCGAAAGAAAAACCGATTATCCGGCTGATTCAGAATACCCTCAAAACGCCTCTTACCGAAGGAAAAGTTCCCGGCGCCGGTGAAATATTTGAAAAGAGACTGGTCGGCTGGATTCAGAACATACAAAATGCCCAGACATCTGACCCTCACATCAGCACCCTTGCAGATAAGATCAGCAAACAACTCAGCGATCTAAGCCGCGAAGACCTCATCCGGCGCATGATTACCCTGGAACTGAAAAAATTCTCCGGATACGATGATCATCTCACAGAACCGGAAGAAAGAAAGGGAAAAACAAAACGCCGTCAGGAACCGGAAGATTTTGATTTCACAAGGTTATTTGTCAATGCCGGAAAAATGGACGGACTGAACAATGCCGAATTGCTGGGTATTATTAACCGCAATACCCGCGGAAAGAAAATTGCCCTCGGGAAGATCGACATCAAAAAGCGCTATTCATTTTTTGAGGTGGAAAGCAACAAGGCCGCCGAGATGATCCGGATTTTAAATACCGTACGTTTTCGCAACCGGGATTTTCGTGTTCAGAAAGCCGGAGATCATCTGATTAAGGAGTTTTCCAGGGCAGATATGGTTTCTGATCAGAACTTCCTGATCAGTTCAAGAAACTGATAATTTATTGAATGATCAGCTTTGCCTGGCGCACGGTTCCTTTCGAATCCACTGCCCTGATAAGATAGAGACCGGATGAGAGGTTGCTCCTCCTGAAAAGAATATTTTCCTGTTCAGCGACTCTCCCTTTATAAACCTGCGATATTTCCCTTCCGGAAAGGTCATACAGGGTAAGGAAAACCTGACCTGTAAAAACGGAAGACAGACTTATGAAGCAGGTTTCCTTTACCGGATTGGGAAAAATCCTGATGTCCTGCTCCGATGAAGGCTGGGAAAAAACACTTTCAATAATGGAACCGGGTTTCCCTCCAAGAGCAAAGGTGTAGTCGGAACGCTGTATGCCATTGTAGGCAAACATGCGGTAATAATACAGATGCAATGTATCTACTGAGGTATCGTGATAATACGATGCACTGGCAGGCAGGCGCACGAGTTCCTCAAAGTGTTCCTTGTCATTTACTGACCGCTCGATCACATAACCAGACGCATCACTTGACCGTGACCATTGAATGATAATTTTGGAAAAAGGTGTCGCCTGAGAATTCAACACCGCAAAATTCGCCGGTCTTGCTGGAGTAATAGGTTTATAAAAAATAGCTTCCGGTGCATTATCCGGAACGGGAGTCCCGTTGATTACCCCGGCTACAAAACTGGCAACCGAATTGTTCATGTTCAGGTCAGCAGATAGAGCTGTAAGTTCCAGCAATCCGTCCTTAAAGAACCGTTGAATTTTTTTCGCAAAAACCCAGTTTCCCCCGGAAGCGGTATAGAGAGAATCCTGCGAGAGAAGAAAATCATAGCCATTTATCCCGGTCAAGGGGTTTATGTTGCCTGTAGACTGATCCCTGTCAATATTGAGAAAAATCCTTACATGGTCATTTTCCTTGACCCCAAGAAAACTGAAATAAACCGAATCAGCGTAATATGCCATCCGAAACGGAACAGTGCGATCAATAAAACAGGTGGCAACCGGAGGAATAATAGTCCAATCCGTTGAATCACCGTCACCTTTCATAACAATAAAATCTGAAACCGGTTTGGCAAGGTAATGCGGTGATGACGTGATTGCACCAGAAAAATTATCTTCGCTCAAACGGTAGAGTTTATAAACATACCTGCTGTTCGGATTCAGGCCGGTATCAACGAAGCAAATGTCTGATCCTGCCAGCACAGTGCGATTTTTAAATTCTCCCCCGTTTTCGGAACGTTCAATTGCAGTGAACACCCCGGAGGAAACTGACCCCTGCCAATATAACAGAGCCTTGTTATTCCAGCCATTTATGCGAACCTCCGGTATTCCCTGAAGCAGCAGTCTTGCACCGGCAAAGGGCATAGCAAAATCCGGAAGATAATCAGGGGTTCCCTGCGGATCATTCACAAACGCAATGGAGAATTCTGTTGATAGACCAACCTGGCTCAGTTTGGACAGTGGAAAACCAAATTCAATAGTGCTGTCATTTTGCACGAGGTTGACCGTACCTGCCTGTTGCCAGTTCCATTCATGGACTGATCCGGAATAAACATAGAAAAATCCGTTTTCAATCAGATAGTCAGAACCATTACCCGACCATTGCCAGGCATTATAACCGGTAGCCGGATTCATATCAGCATCAATAAACAGCTGGAATCCGGGGTTAAGATTTGATCCCTGTACCAAAAAAAACAAGGAGTCCCTGTAGCGTATCGTTTTCAGGGTATGAATCCGCCCCCCTTCCTTCTCAGAAACGGATGGAATGCTTGTCCAGTCAATGCCCACACCATCAATCGTCAGATTGACATCTTCCGGGATTTCCCTTCTGGCAGGCTTAAAAAAAACCGAACCCGAATAAGCGGGAAGGCTTTCTTTCTTTATAACATTAAAAACTACCTGGAGGGAATTCATCCCTGATTTTTTTTCCCACACACCTGGATTAGCCATCCGAACTGAATAAGCCGGCACGGAATACAAACGGGGATCCGGATCGGGAAAATTCAGCAAAACCAGGTACTGCCCTTCGGGAGCCGAGGCAGGTAAACCTCCCCTAAAATCAAGGGTAATCGTATCATTTAATGGCCAGAAGCGAAGGTCATCCTGTACAGTGGCTTTGAACTCCTCACCTGTTTCCAGATGTCGGAGTATTATTTCTGCATGCCTGGGATTTACCGGATTGGCATATCCTTCATTGATAAGTTTCAGTATCAGATGGAACTCCCCGCCCGGTTTGGCTTCAGACTGAACAGAAGAAGCAATGAGGTAATAACGGAACCCCAGTTTTCTGTTAATGGTTTCAAAACAACCCTGGGTTTTCCAGTTTCCCAATACATTTGGATGATAATCCAGATTAAGGGCTGTCCAGTGAAACCTGGCAAGTTCGGCCTGCGCATTGGGACAGTCTGAATAGGGACTGCTCACATTGCATGTTTCGCCGGAAATCAGCGTGTATTTTGAATCACGTTGCAAATAGTCTTTATCCTTGACCAGGTCTTTGTATGTACCATAATCGTCTTTGCTTGCCACAAAGCAGTCGTTGTGATGCCCGATGCGTGCCTTTGGCAGGTCAGAATAAGTTTCAGCAGGTGAAATCGGAACCGTATCATTCAGGAGTTTTCTTTTGTAATCGGGCGTTCTTACTTCGATCTGTCGTTCCACAGGGAGAGCATCCAGCAAAGCATTCACCACCTGGCGTCTCATTTCCCAGTGCTCAGGGTAGAGAACGCCGGGTGAAAAAGCAAAGTAGTCGGTATAATACCACTCCCCCCATGCACCTATAAATCCGGCCTGCAGAACAAGAATCACATCGCTGTGTTTTTGCAGAAGAGGCTTCAGCTGACTGATATGGCGAAGGACGATATTCAGCGGAGCATCGCCATAAGGTTTTTGCATGCTTTCGGCATAGCTGAAACGAATTATAGCCTTCAGACCTGCCTTCCGGAGGGTATTAAAATCCTGTTCCATACCCATCAGATAGTCGCCGGAAATATCGGATGACACATTCCCGTTGAGGTAAAAATTTCTGAATATTAAAGTAATCCCCTGATCTCGATAACCGATGAGAGTATTCAGATTAAGAGGAGTATATGCTCCCTGGGAACTCACACTGGTAAAATGAAAGAAACCCCGTTCCGGGTTCGGTATAATGGAATCATGCCGGGCATATTCACGGTAAAGCATTGTCTGTCCGGCTGCTGTTAGAGTATACACAAATGCCGACAGAGCGATCAAAATCCTATGCATGGATATAATTTAATGATTTTCTGATTAATTAATCGTTTGTAAACCTTTCGGAGAAGAGGAGGATTATGAAAAGGAAGCCGGGAGGTCAACGTTTTCCCGGCTTTCCTTTTACAATGCCAGGTTATTAAAACCCGGCAAACCGAACCCGTGTTCTATGGTTGCATATTGAAGACATAAGCAGCCGCACCCTGAGCCGGGAAGAATCCTGCCGGTTCCCAGTTCACGTATTGGGTCATTATAATTGTAACCTTGTTGCCCATCGCCAACTGTTTTTTGGGAGCAGTCATCTTACTGCGTTTGAAAGCCCATTCTACTTTAACAACAGGGCCAACCTGTTCATGGTACCCGTTGATAAGATAATCGCTGACCGCAACTTCTGACCAGGGCCATCCCGGATCAAGAGCCGGATCAACTTCGAATACACTGGACCAGGCTCCGGTTGTAATAGCAGCTTCAATGTAAAGATCTACTCCAATGGCATGATGGGTCCAGGGAATGAAGCCTGTGGTTGAATCATTGTCAAGGTCAAAAAAGATACCGGTAGGAAGAGAATCAGAAAGATTGTCCTGAACTTCCATGTAGAAGTAGATGTTTTCGCCATCATAATCGAGCTTCACCTTATTGATAATTCCTCCGTTATTATCAACGGAAACAAAGGCATCCGGAATGGTACTCCAGTCGTCAAACGAATTGTCGTCAAGTTTCACCGGACTTGCCTTGGTGACAGTGAGTTTGTAGATGAAAACGTTTTCACCGCCCGGACCTTTTGCTGTAAGGGTAATGGTATACTCTTTGTATTCAGCAAAAGTGTGAACCGGATTGACTTCGGTTGATGTCTGACCATCGCCAAAATTCCAGACGTAGCTGGTGGCATTTTCCGATTCATTGGTGAAATTAATAGTACGGCCATCGCCGCCAATAGTATAGGAAAACAATGCCTCCGGTTTCGGATGGCTTTCCTCTTTGGAGCAGGAGTAAAATACCAGCATTGATGCAATAATTACTGCAATGCCCGAAATACATCTTAAAGTTCTCATAAGCAGTATAATTTAAAGGTTAATAAATTATCATGGGTTTTGGGTGCATAAGGGATTAATACGGATTTCATTTTCGGGAATATAATAAATATTTCTCGGATCGTTCCATGGAATAATATTGGTAGGAGCAGGTTTTGAATAATCCACATCGCTTTCCTTCAATCCTGGCAGGTGATAACCCCAGTATGAACGGTTGAGATCCATCTTATTCCGGTACAGGTCAAAAGATCTGTGCGCTTCGAAAGCAAGTTCCATGCGGCGTTCTTCCAGTATTACATCGAGAAGGGTCTTGCCGGAAGGAACTGTTCCGTTGTACAGTTTATTTTCCAGACCACGGTTGATGCGGATGGCATCCAGATCAGCCAGGGCAGCGGCAGGGTCATTTTTGCGAGCATAGGCTTCAGCCCTGTTCAGAAATTGTTCCGAAATCCGTAAAATTACAGGTGAACTCAGGGTGGGGGATCCATCCTGAAACGAAAACTTGGTAACATAATACACCTTGATTCCTGTTCCGGTTCTTCTGACCACATTGCCATTGTTGTCGAGCAAAGGAACAATGTATTGGTTACGGGTATCTTCCGGATTCTGCCCCAGGAGTTCCCTCAGGGGATCGGAGGCATATTCCTCACCCCAGCCTGAGTTTCCATCAGAATAATACATTGATGCGATGGATCCGTATTTTTTCAGATCATCGGCCAGGGTATAGATCACACACCAGATCGTTTCCTTAGAAGAAGGCGCGTTCCGGAAATAATTCGGAAAATCAGGTTCCACCTGAAACTGTCCTGAATTGATGACCAGAGAAGAATATTTAATAACCGAATCCGGTTCATTCATGTACAGAAAAACGCGGGATAGCAAAACCTGAGCAGCATATACCGATGCATATCCAGCACCTCTTCTGGTGTTTGGTTTCATCAGAGAAGCAGCTTTTCGCAAATCATCCAGAACAAACGAATAGACCTCCTTCACGGTTGCTCTGGCTTTTTCTGTTTTTTCATTGTCGGAATTCCGAATGATGATTCCCGGAGCATCCGGATCATGCGTGTACTGTTTTGCAAAGAGATTCAAAAGGGTAAAATGGGCAAAGGCACGCATAAAATAATTCTCGCCTATAATTTGCAGATCGGTTGCCGTAGGATTCGGCAAACCTCCCTTTTCATATAGACTAATTACCAGGTTTGTGCTGGATATGATCTTGTAACTCACATACCAGAAGTACGAAGTATTTTCCTGCGAAGGGGTATGCTGTCGGGTAAAGCTCAGGTAAAACGGGTCAGTGGTTACCTGACCGCAAACGACATTGTCGGATGCAAATTCAGTGAGGAAAAAATACTGTCGGAGGTACGAGTAGTTCTGGTTCTGGACACCGTTAAAAACGAGTACATCTTTCAGCATGGCATAGTTACCGTTGGCAATGCTCTGCAAACCACCTGGCATTTTAACCAGTTTATCCGGAGTAATCTGATCGGTGGGTTCAAATTCCAGCTCGCAGGCTGTCATGAATGACAGCATACTTATAAGAATGTATAAAACAGCACTTTTTTTCATAACCGGAATGTTTTAAAATTTCACTTTTACACTGAAGTTGTACTGATGATTAAGCGGATATTTCAGGTCGTTGACTCCTGCCAGCGACCAGTCGGTAATACGAAGGGTTGCTTCAGGGTCAAAACCTGTATACTTTGTCAGTGTAAATAAGTTATCTCCACTGAGAATCAGCGTAATTCCGCTGACTTTTTGCTTGAACCAGCTGGAAGGCAGTTCATAACTGAGGGTAATGTTCCTGAATTTCAGGTAGCTTCCATTCTCAAGAAAGCGGGTTGAAGGATAGTACGAAAGAGAATTGGCCCCCATACGGGGAAGATTGGCATTATCGCCCGGTTTAGCCCATCTCACATCACCAGGTTGCGGCTTAACAAAGTTCATTCTGGGTTCGGCACCATCGGTATCAAACTGGGAACGGTCGTTATTATACACTTTATTCCCTCCGAGGTAACTCAGATTGAATGAAAAGGCGAATTGTTTATACTGTACCACCGATGTAAAGCCTCCATAATATTTTGGCATGGCTGAACCGGCGTACTGAGCTTCAGCAGCAGAATAATCGTAGGTAGTTACCCTGTCAGTAACCACGCCGTTTGCATCGCGTACCACTTTTTCCCACATGGGATTACCGTTATTGGGATTCACACCCTTCCATACCGGCAGATAGAAAGCATACAAAGGTTTGCCATTTTCCAGCCTTTGCTCGATACCGTTCAAAATTCGGGGTTTTGCTCTCGCAATTCCCCCCACTTCATTAGTGTTGAAACTGAAATTAAAATCTGTGGTCCAGGTAAAATCTGATGTTTTAATATTCGTTGATGAAATTCCAATTTCAAATCCTTTGTTATAGATTTCTCCTGAATTTTCCCATCTGAACTCATATCCAATCGAATACGCCTGCTGAGCAACAAAAAGAAGGTTT
It encodes the following:
- a CDS encoding PKD domain-containing protein; protein product: MRTLRCISGIAVIIASMLVFYSCSKEESHPKPEALFSYTIGGDGRTINFTNESENATSYVWNFGDGQTSTEVNPVHTFAEYKEYTITLTAKGPGGENVFIYKLTVTKASPVKLDDNSFDDWSTIPDAFVSVDNNGGIINKVKLDYDGENIYFYMEVQDNLSDSLPTGIFFDLDNDSTTGFIPWTHHAIGVDLYIEAAITTGAWSSVFEVDPALDPGWPWSEVAVSDYLINGYHEQVGPVVKVEWAFKRSKMTAPKKQLAMGNKVTIIMTQYVNWEPAGFFPAQGAAAYVFNMQP
- a CDS encoding RagB/SusD family nutrient uptake outer membrane protein — translated: MKKSAVLYILISMLSFMTACELEFEPTDQITPDKLVKMPGGLQSIANGNYAMLKDVLVFNGVQNQNYSYLRQYFFLTEFASDNVVCGQVTTDPFYLSFTRQHTPSQENTSYFWYVSYKIISSTNLVISLYEKGGLPNPTATDLQIIGENYFMRAFAHFTLLNLFAKQYTHDPDAPGIIIRNSDNEKTEKARATVKEVYSFVLDDLRKAASLMKPNTRRGAGYASVYAAQVLLSRVFLYMNEPDSVIKYSSLVINSGQFQVEPDFPNYFRNAPSSKETIWCVIYTLADDLKKYGSIASMYYSDGNSGWGEEYASDPLRELLGQNPEDTRNQYIVPLLDNNGNVVRRTGTGIKVYYVTKFSFQDGSPTLSSPVILRISEQFLNRAEAYARKNDPAAALADLDAIRINRGLENKLYNGTVPSGKTLLDVILEERRMELAFEAHRSFDLYRNKMDLNRSYWGYHLPGLKESDVDYSKPAPTNIIPWNDPRNIYYIPENEIRINPLCTQNP
- a CDS encoding DUF4832 domain-containing protein gives rise to the protein MHRILIALSAFVYTLTAAGQTMLYREYARHDSIIPNPERGFFHFTSVSSQGAYTPLNLNTLIGYRDQGITLIFRNFYLNGNVSSDISGDYLMGMEQDFNTLRKAGLKAIIRFSYAESMQKPYGDAPLNIVLRHISQLKPLLQKHSDVILVLQAGFIGAWGEWYYTDYFAFSPGVLYPEHWEMRRQVVNALLDALPVERQIEVRTPDYKRKLLNDTVPISPAETYSDLPKARIGHHNDCFVASKDDYGTYKDLVKDKDYLQRDSKYTLISGETCNVSSPYSDCPNAQAELARFHWTALNLDYHPNVLGNWKTQGCFETINRKLGFRYYLIASSVQSEAKPGGEFHLILKLINEGYANPVNPRHAEIILRHLETGEEFKATVQDDLRFWPLNDTITLDFRGGLPASAPEGQYLVLLNFPDPDPRLYSVPAYSVRMANPGVWEKKSGMNSLQVVFNVIKKESLPAYSGSVFFKPARREIPEDVNLTIDGVGIDWTSIPSVSEKEGGRIHTLKTIRYRDSLFFLVQGSNLNPGFQLFIDADMNPATGYNAWQWSGNGSDYLIENGFFYVYSGSVHEWNWQQAGTVNLVQNDSTIEFGFPLSKLSQVGLSTEFSIAFVNDPQGTPDYLPDFAMPFAGARLLLQGIPEVRINGWNNKALLYWQGSVSSGVFTAIERSENGGEFKNRTVLAGSDICFVDTGLNPNSRYVYKLYRLSEDNFSGAITSSPHYLAKPVSDFIVMKGDGDSTDWTIIPPVATCFIDRTVPFRMAYYADSVYFSFLGVKENDHVRIFLNIDRDQSTGNINPLTGINGYDFLLSQDSLYTASGGNWVFAKKIQRFFKDGLLELTALSADLNMNNSVASFVAGVINGTPVPDNAPEAIFYKPITPARPANFAVLNSQATPFSKIIIQWSRSSDASGYVIERSVNDKEHFEELVRLPASASYYHDTSVDTLHLYYYRMFAYNGIQRSDYTFALGGKPGSIIESVFSQPSSEQDIRIFPNPVKETCFISLSSVFTGQVFLTLYDLSGREISQVYKGRVAEQENILFRRSNLSSGLYLIRAVDSKGTVRQAKLIIQ